A section of the Streptococcus oriscaviae genome encodes:
- a CDS encoding HAD family hydrolase, whose protein sequence is MDKWLFFDIGSTLVDESDSLNDFIDWCVEKLNKEGVLVSKIDYQDILLNIARRGGDPLRETWASFSPPQLERPKWPHDKEALFPSVKSVLKILGKKYRLGIIANQGKDLRYRLEQFGILDGFEVIVCSAELDLYKPDVKIFLYALEEAGASPSQSIYIGDRVDNDMIPAKMLGMKTIRVKQGLGQYCPEDSMYPSDWQVSNVQELLEIV, encoded by the coding sequence ATGGATAAGTGGCTATTTTTTGATATTGGCTCCACCTTGGTGGACGAAAGTGACTCCCTGAATGATTTTATTGACTGGTGTGTAGAAAAATTAAACAAAGAAGGCGTGCTTGTTTCAAAAATAGATTATCAAGACATACTTCTGAATATTGCTAGGAGAGGCGGAGATCCTCTTCGTGAAACATGGGCATCTTTTTCACCACCTCAACTGGAAAGACCAAAATGGCCACATGATAAAGAGGCCTTATTTCCTTCTGTTAAATCGGTTTTGAAAATCCTAGGAAAGAAGTATCGGTTGGGGATTATCGCCAATCAAGGAAAGGATTTGCGCTATCGATTGGAGCAATTTGGCATTTTGGATGGTTTTGAAGTCATTGTTTGCTCTGCTGAACTTGATTTGTACAAGCCTGATGTCAAAATCTTTTTATATGCTTTAGAGGAAGCGGGAGCTTCTCCTTCTCAATCTATATACATTGGTGATCGTGTAGATAATGATATGATTCCAGCCAAGATGTTGGGAATGAAAACCATTCGAGTAAAGCAAGGTTTGGGGCAATATTGTCCAGAAGATTCAATGTATCCAAGTGACTGGCAAGTATCGAATGTCCAAGAACTGCTAGAAATAGTATAA
- a CDS encoding Rqc2 family fibronectin-binding protein, whose protein sequence is MSFDGFFLHHMTAELKAQLEGGRIQKINQPFEKEIVLNIRSNRQSHKLLLSAHPVFGRIQLTETDFANPKVPNTFTMILRKYLQGAVIEEIRQLENDRIIELAVSNKDEIGDHIQTTLIMEIMGKHSNIILVDKSENRIIEAIKHIGFSQNSYRTILPGSTYIRPPQTEALNPFTVKDEKLFEILSTKDLSPKNLQGLFQGLGRDTATELAGRLKSDRLKSFRSFFDQTCQPSLTEHSYAALPFDDSRENYPSLSQLLDVYYQDKAERDRVAQQANELIKRVANELDKNRKKLLKQEQELLDTETAEIFRQKGELLTTYLHQVPNDQPAVTLDNYYTGHPLTIELDLALTPSQNAQRYFKKYQKLKEAVKHLTNLLEDTKSTILYLESVETMLSQASLTEIDEIREELVETGYLKRRHREKNQKRQKPEKYLATDGKTIILVGKNNLQNDELTFKMAKKGELWFHAKDIPGSHVIITDNLNPTDEVKTDAAELAAYFSKARYSNLVQVDMIEAKKLHKPTGGKPGFVTYRGQKTLRVTPTEDKIKSMKI, encoded by the coding sequence ATGTCCTTTGATGGATTTTTTTTGCACCATATGACGGCGGAGTTAAAGGCTCAGTTGGAAGGGGGGCGGATTCAGAAGATTAACCAGCCCTTTGAGAAGGAAATTGTTCTGAACATCCGCAGCAATCGCCAGAGCCACAAGCTTCTCCTCTCCGCTCATCCTGTTTTTGGAAGGATTCAACTGACGGAAACTGACTTTGCCAATCCCAAGGTTCCCAATACCTTCACCATGATTTTGCGCAAGTATTTGCAAGGAGCGGTTATCGAGGAGATTCGACAGTTGGAAAACGACCGCATTATCGAATTGGCTGTGTCCAACAAGGATGAAATTGGCGACCATATTCAAACAACCCTCATCATGGAAATCATGGGCAAGCATAGCAATATCATTCTGGTGGACAAGTCAGAAAATCGGATTATCGAGGCTATCAAGCACATCGGTTTTTCCCAGAACTCCTACCGCACCATCCTGCCAGGTTCTACCTATATTCGTCCACCGCAGACAGAGGCCCTCAATCCCTTTACTGTCAAAGACGAAAAACTCTTTGAAATCCTCAGTACAAAAGACCTATCACCCAAAAACTTACAAGGCCTCTTTCAGGGATTGGGCCGGGACACTGCGACCGAACTAGCAGGCAGACTGAAGTCCGACAGGCTGAAATCTTTTCGCTCCTTCTTTGACCAAACCTGCCAACCAAGCCTAACGGAACATTCTTACGCTGCTCTGCCTTTTGACGATAGCCGTGAGAACTACCCTAGCCTCAGCCAGCTGCTGGACGTCTACTACCAAGACAAGGCCGAGCGTGATCGCGTAGCCCAGCAGGCCAATGAGCTAATCAAGCGCGTGGCAAATGAGTTAGACAAAAACCGCAAGAAACTGCTCAAACAAGAACAGGAATTGCTGGATACGGAAACTGCTGAAATCTTCCGGCAGAAAGGGGAGCTGCTGACTACCTATCTCCATCAAGTTCCCAATGACCAGCCGGCAGTGACCCTCGATAACTACTATACCGGCCACCCCTTGACCATTGAGTTAGACCTCGCTCTGACCCCTAGTCAAAATGCCCAGCGCTATTTCAAGAAATACCAGAAACTCAAGGAAGCTGTTAAGCACCTGACGAATCTGCTAGAGGACACAAAATCTACCATCCTTTACCTTGAAAGCGTTGAAACCATGCTGAGTCAGGCTAGTCTGACAGAGATTGATGAGATCCGTGAAGAATTAGTTGAAACAGGCTACCTCAAGCGCCGTCACCGTGAAAAAAACCAGAAACGACAAAAGCCAGAAAAGTATCTGGCGACGGATGGCAAAACCATTATTCTAGTCGGCAAGAACAACCTGCAAAATGATGAACTAACCTTTAAAATGGCTAAGAAAGGGGAACTTTGGTTCCATGCCAAAGACATTCCGGGAAGCCATGTCATCATCACAGATAATCTGAATCCGACCGATGAGGTGAAGACGGATGCGGCCGAGCTGGCCGCCTACTTTTCAAAGGCTCGTTACTCCAATCTGGTTCAGGTGGATATGATTGAAGCCAAGAAGCTCCACAAGCCAACTGGAGGAAAGCCCGGCTTTGTGACCTATCGTGGTCAGAAGACCCTCCGCGTCACCCCAACAGAAGACAAGATAAAATCCATGAAAATCTAG
- a CDS encoding RNA 2'-phosphotransferase has product MIDYGKLSRDCSYILRHAVDKYNLKSDSSGWVSLNDFIAVLNLHFGWCNLSEDALKFMVAKSKKK; this is encoded by the coding sequence ATGATTGATTATGGTAAATTAAGTAGGGATTGTTCTTATATATTAAGGCATGCTGTTGACAAATATAATTTAAAAAGTGACTCTTCGGGGTGGGTGTCGCTGAACGACTTCATTGCTGTTCTGAATTTACATTTTGGATGGTGTAATCTTAGCGAGGATGCTTTAAAATTTATGGTGGCTAAATCTAAAAAAAAATAG
- a CDS encoding ABC transporter permease: MILSTISQALLWAILSLGIFMTFRILNFPDMTTEGSFPLGGAVAVTLLTQGIHPVLATGAAILAGCLAGLVTGLLYTKGKIPTLLAGILVMSSCHSIMLMLMGRANLGLLHSSTLQDLLPFDASLNELVLGLVAVVLVILVLLFFLFTRLGQAYIATGDNPDMAKSFGIHTGRMELMGLVLSNGIIALAGALIAQQEGYADVSRGIGVIVVGLASLIIGEVLFDNLTMAERFIAIVVGAVFYQFLILIVISLGVNTSYLRIFSAAILAICLMVPTLKEKILKGARLSR; the protein is encoded by the coding sequence ATGATTTTATCAACTATTTCCCAGGCCCTTCTCTGGGCCATTCTCAGTTTGGGAATCTTCATGACCTTTCGGATTTTGAACTTTCCAGATATGACAACAGAAGGATCTTTTCCCTTAGGAGGAGCTGTGGCAGTGACCCTCTTGACTCAGGGGATTCATCCTGTACTTGCTACGGGTGCAGCGATTTTGGCTGGCTGTTTGGCAGGTCTTGTTACAGGGTTGCTCTATACCAAGGGGAAAATCCCTACCTTGCTTGCAGGTATCTTGGTGATGTCCTCCTGTCACTCTATCATGCTGATGTTGATGGGAAGGGCCAATCTTGGTTTGCTCCATTCTTCGACCTTACAGGATCTTCTTCCTTTTGATGCCAGTTTGAATGAGCTCGTGCTGGGCTTGGTGGCAGTTGTCTTGGTTATTCTGGTTTTGCTTTTCTTTCTCTTTACCCGATTGGGGCAGGCTTATATTGCAACAGGGGACAATCCTGATATGGCAAAAAGTTTTGGGATTCATACCGGTCGGATGGAGCTGATGGGGCTAGTCTTATCCAACGGTATTATTGCGCTGGCAGGAGCCCTGATTGCCCAACAAGAAGGCTATGCGGATGTTTCTCGTGGTATTGGCGTTATTGTTGTGGGATTAGCTAGCTTGATTATCGGAGAAGTTCTTTTTGATAATTTGACCATGGCAGAGCGTTTTATTGCGATTGTAGTTGGGGCAGTATTTTACCAATTCTTGATTTTAATCGTCATTTCTCTTGGCGTTAATACGAGTTACCTGCGCATCTTCTCTGCGGCTATTCTAGCAATCTGTTTAATGGTACCAACGCTGAAAGAAAAAATTCTGAAAGGAGCCCGGTTGTCACGATGA
- a CDS encoding lactonase family protein, with the protein MTIYFGTYTKRASEGIYAADFDRQTGQLSQLRLIAKEPNPTYLAFAKDKSLYAVGAKDGLGGIASFSADFSPLNHVVEEGAPLCYVAVDDCRNLVFGANYHKGQVLVYKRLEDATLELADSVCHQGSGPHENQASPHVHFADLTPDKHLVTCDLGTDQVVTYSLSDEGKLTQLAAYSSAPGAGPRHIVFHPTAKIAYLMCELNSTIEVLIYDGLGHFELMQTISTLPKDHTGFNGTAAIRITKDGKFVYGSNRGNDSIAVYKTLGDASLELLEIIPTNGKTPRDFTLSPDEKHLIVVHQDSDNATVFARDTESGRLTELSHDFYVPEAVCVTFN; encoded by the coding sequence ATGACTATTTATTTCGGAACCTATACCAAACGTGCTTCTGAAGGGATTTATGCAGCAGACTTTGATCGTCAAACCGGCCAGTTGAGTCAACTACGCTTAATCGCCAAAGAACCAAACCCAACCTATCTTGCCTTTGCAAAAGATAAAAGCCTCTATGCGGTTGGAGCCAAGGATGGCTTGGGGGGGATTGCTAGCTTTTCTGCTGACTTTAGCCCTCTCAATCATGTGGTTGAAGAAGGCGCTCCGCTTTGCTATGTTGCGGTTGATGACTGCCGCAATCTCGTTTTCGGAGCCAACTACCACAAGGGGCAGGTTTTGGTATACAAACGACTGGAAGATGCTACTTTAGAACTGGCAGACTCTGTTTGTCATCAGGGGTCTGGCCCTCATGAAAATCAGGCTTCCCCCCATGTTCACTTCGCTGACTTAACACCTGATAAGCACCTTGTCACTTGTGATTTAGGCACAGACCAAGTTGTGACCTACTCACTCTCAGACGAAGGCAAGTTAACTCAACTGGCGGCCTACTCCTCAGCACCAGGTGCTGGCCCGCGCCACATCGTCTTCCATCCAACTGCCAAGATTGCCTACTTGATGTGCGAACTCAACTCCACCATCGAAGTCCTTATCTACGATGGTCTAGGGCATTTTGAACTCATGCAGACCATCTCTACCCTTCCAAAAGACCATACTGGTTTCAATGGCACAGCTGCTATCCGTATCACGAAAGATGGAAAATTCGTCTACGGTTCTAACCGTGGAAACGACTCCATCGCGGTCTATAAAACGCTCGGCGACGCTAGCTTAGAATTGCTAGAAATCATCCCTACAAATGGCAAGACTCCGCGCGACTTTACCCTCAGCCCAGATGAAAAACACCTGATTGTTGTTCACCAAGATTCTGATAATGCAACAGTATTTGCCAGAGATACAGAAAGTGGTCGCTTGACAGAGCTGTCACATGATTTCTATGTGCCAGAAGCTGTTTGTGTGACATTTAACTAA
- a CDS encoding RNA 2'-phosphotransferase — MVSGKIRAIYGHSIKGKVKYEENEPPLFLYHGTAAKNIGSIFEYGLLKRSRQYVHLSNDIETASQVAVRHDSDIAILKIESKLAWKEGIKFYHPKDMIWLTDFVPSKYLTLVSG, encoded by the coding sequence ATAGTTAGTGGGAAAATTCGAGCAATTTATGGACATTCAATCAAGGGAAAGGTTAAGTATGAGGAAAATGAGCCCCCTTTGTTTTTGTACCATGGAACGGCAGCAAAAAATATTGGCTCTATCTTTGAATATGGCCTTTTGAAGCGAAGTAGGCAATATGTCCATTTATCAAATGACATTGAAACTGCTTCTCAAGTAGCAGTTCGACATGATTCTGATATTGCTATTTTAAAGATTGAATCTAAATTAGCTTGGAAGGAAGGTATAAAATTCTATCACCCAAAAGATATGATTTGGTTAACAGATTTTGTTCCGTCTAAATATCTTACGCTTGTTTCGGGATAA
- the trpX gene encoding tryptophan ABC transporter substrate-binding protein — protein MKNKKLIGVVIALVMLVVVGYFFNNQPQTETSGNKTTTTVKVGVLQYVTHDSLDEIYKGIKAGLKEGGYEEEVNLDIDFMNAEGDQSQVQTMSKKLVANGNQLLIGIATPAAQGLANASSDLPIIMGAVTDPVGANLLTDLEKPGGNITGVSDQTPVADAIELIQTITPAAKTIGLLYSSNEDNSKAQVAEFKTAAEAAGYTVLDYAVPSSNEIAATVEVASSKVDVLFTPVDNTIASAFSTVVGVANKTKTPIYTSVEEMVETGGIASVTINQYDLGLATGKMAANILNGANPATTPVEIFNQGSVVVNKKVAEQLGLTIPESVLEEASRIIE, from the coding sequence ATGAAAAATAAAAAATTGATTGGTGTTGTTATTGCTCTTGTAATGTTGGTGGTTGTAGGCTATTTCTTCAACAACCAGCCGCAAACAGAAACTTCTGGGAATAAAACGACTACGACTGTCAAAGTAGGCGTCTTGCAGTATGTGACCCATGATTCACTAGATGAAATTTACAAGGGAATCAAGGCAGGACTTAAAGAAGGCGGCTACGAAGAAGAAGTTAATTTGGACATTGATTTTATGAATGCAGAAGGAGATCAATCTCAGGTACAAACCATGAGTAAGAAATTGGTCGCAAATGGGAATCAGCTTTTGATTGGGATAGCAACACCAGCTGCCCAAGGCCTGGCCAATGCTAGTAGCGATTTGCCCATTATTATGGGAGCTGTGACGGATCCAGTTGGAGCCAATTTGCTAACAGACTTAGAAAAGCCGGGCGGCAATATTACCGGAGTGTCTGATCAGACACCAGTGGCTGATGCGATTGAATTGATTCAGACCATTACACCGGCAGCCAAGACCATTGGACTTCTTTATTCATCCAACGAGGATAACTCCAAGGCTCAGGTGGCAGAGTTCAAAACAGCTGCAGAAGCAGCAGGCTACACTGTTCTTGACTATGCTGTTCCATCAAGCAACGAAATTGCGGCCACCGTTGAAGTAGCCAGCAGCAAGGTCGATGTACTCTTTACCCCAGTGGATAACACGATTGCTTCAGCCTTTTCAACGGTTGTCGGCGTTGCCAATAAAACAAAAACGCCAATTTATACCAGTGTAGAAGAGATGGTGGAAACAGGAGGGATTGCCTCTGTAACGATTAACCAATATGACTTGGGACTTGCTACTGGTAAGATGGCAGCAAACATTCTTAACGGTGCAAACCCAGCTACAACACCGGTTGAAATATTCAATCAAGGTAGCGTGGTGGTTAATAAAAAAGTGGCAGAGCAGCTAGGATTGACAATTCCAGAATCAGTCCTTGAAGAGGCTAGCCGCATCATTGAATAA
- a CDS encoding AI-2E family transporter translates to MDDKKQKFTASWFFKWFVNNQAVTFFLVTLLILLTIFIFTKISFLLTPIGSFIEIILLPMILTGLLYYLLNPIVDWLEKYKVSRTVGISIVFVLIAILLVWGLAVAIPSIQNQVVSFAKNVPTYIQEIETQVTAMLQDEQFEQFRPTVLGILEKINDQIVAFAQKFSSSAVNWASSLISTASQIIVAILIMPFILFYLLRDGKQLKGHITRYLPTKWRQSIGTVLTDVNNQLSNYVRGQVTVAIIVALMFSIMFSVIGLSYPVTLGIMAGFLNLIPYLGSFLAMIPAVILGFIAGPLMLVKVLIVFMVEQTIEGRFVTPLIIGSSLSIHPITILFVLLTAGQMYGVLGVLLGIPIYASIKVVVKAAFEWYKTYSGLYEEEGEEVAVEVNNEQ, encoded by the coding sequence ATGGACGATAAGAAGCAGAAATTTACAGCTTCCTGGTTTTTCAAGTGGTTTGTTAACAACCAAGCAGTTACATTTTTCCTTGTCACCTTATTGATTTTGTTGACTATTTTTATCTTCACAAAGATTAGCTTCCTACTAACCCCGATAGGTAGTTTTATTGAAATTATCCTGCTGCCGATGATTCTGACAGGCTTGTTGTACTATCTCTTAAATCCGATTGTTGATTGGCTGGAGAAGTACAAGGTATCGCGGACAGTTGGGATTTCGATTGTTTTTGTTTTGATTGCCATTCTTCTGGTTTGGGGGTTGGCGGTTGCTATTCCCAGCATTCAAAATCAGGTGGTGAGTTTTGCAAAGAATGTACCGACCTATATTCAGGAAATTGAAACGCAGGTAACTGCCATGCTTCAAGATGAGCAATTCGAGCAATTTCGACCGACTGTTTTAGGGATTTTGGAAAAAATCAATGATCAGATTGTTGCGTTTGCCCAGAAATTTTCTTCTAGTGCAGTAAACTGGGCCAGCAGTTTGATTTCGACCGCTTCGCAGATTATCGTTGCAATTTTGATCATGCCCTTTATCCTCTTTTATCTCCTGCGGGATGGAAAACAGCTCAAGGGGCACATTACTCGTTATTTGCCCACCAAGTGGCGCCAGTCTATCGGAACCGTTTTGACAGATGTGAATAATCAGTTGTCCAACTATGTTCGTGGGCAGGTGACAGTGGCCATCATTGTAGCCCTCATGTTTTCAATCATGTTTTCCGTGATTGGTTTGAGTTATCCTGTGACCTTGGGTATCATGGCAGGATTTTTAAATTTGATTCCTTATCTTGGTTCATTTTTAGCCATGATTCCAGCAGTCATCCTTGGTTTTATTGCAGGGCCACTTATGCTGGTTAAGGTATTGATTGTCTTCATGGTGGAGCAGACCATTGAGGGACGTTTTGTTACACCTCTTATCATCGGAAGCTCACTCAGCATCCATCCGATTACCATTTTGTTTGTTCTTTTGACAGCAGGTCAGATGTATGGTGTTTTGGGTGTCCTTCTAGGTATTCCGATCTATGCGTCTATCAAGGTAGTGGTGAAGGCTGCATTTGAGTGGTATAAGACTTATAGTGGCCTTTATGAAGAAGAAGGCGAGGAAGTCGCCGTCGAGGTAAATAATGAACAATAG
- the budA gene encoding acetolactate decarboxylase: MEANKLFQYNTLGALMAGLYGGSLTVGELLEHGDLGLGTLDSIDGELIVLDGKAYQAKGSGEKPEVVEVPHDMKVPYAAVIFHQAEVLFKQRFEMTDQELQRRIESYYDGENLFRSIKIRGHFAKMHVRMIPKSSTDIRFADVASHQPEYTAENISGTIVGIWTPEIFHGVSVAGYHLHFISDDLTFGGHVMDYIISEGYVEVGAVDQLDQRFPVQDRQFLFAKFNAKEVREDIDRAE, encoded by the coding sequence ATGGAAGCAAACAAATTATTTCAATACAATACATTAGGTGCCCTGATGGCGGGCTTATATGGTGGCTCTCTGACAGTTGGTGAACTGTTGGAGCATGGAGATTTGGGTCTTGGAACCCTTGACTCAATTGATGGCGAGTTAATCGTTTTGGATGGAAAGGCTTATCAGGCCAAGGGTTCTGGTGAAAAGCCAGAGGTGGTCGAAGTTCCTCATGATATGAAGGTACCCTATGCAGCGGTCATTTTCCATCAGGCAGAAGTCCTCTTCAAGCAACGATTTGAGATGACAGATCAAGAACTGCAACGAAGAATTGAGTCCTATTACGATGGGGAAAACCTCTTTCGCTCCATCAAAATTCGCGGTCACTTCGCCAAGATGCATGTCCGCATGATTCCCAAGTCTTCGACAGATATTCGATTTGCCGATGTAGCTAGCCACCAGCCAGAATACACGGCAGAAAATATCAGTGGCACCATCGTTGGAATCTGGACACCGGAGATTTTCCATGGCGTCAGTGTGGCAGGCTACCACCTCCACTTTATCTCAGACGATTTGACCTTTGGCGGTCACGTCATGGACTACATCATCTCAGAAGGGTATGTGGAGGTAGGAGCTGTCGATCAGCTAGACCAACGCTTCCCTGTTCAGGATCGTCAATTCCTCTTTGCAAAATTTAATGCCAAGGAAGTCCGTGAGGACATTGATCGGGCAGAATAA
- a CDS encoding tetratricopeptide repeat protein, which produces MNNSEKMLLALEQQDLQQANQCFQRALAEDEEEVLLDLAAYLEGIGFLPQAKEVYLRLLETYPDLAINLAQIAHEDGDIEGAFAYLEEISPASPTYVEALVVKADLYQSEGLPDVAREKLLEASQLSDDPIILFGLAELAMELEYYKEAIAYYAQLDNRAMYEGTGVSTYQRIGLCYASLGKFEAAIEFLEKAVELEYDDQTVFELAALLFEREDYQKAAIYFKQLDTINPDFEGYEYVYARTLHAEHRVSEALAMLEKGLAKNRFDVALMLLASQYAYELHDEERAEAYLLQAKAEAEDVNEVLLRLTNLYLQQERYEEVIALDRNELDNVLARWNIAKAYQALEKDSQAQASYEDLLADLADNPEFLADYIDLLRQTGQQESAKRYAKAYLQLVPDDVAMQEFFNQE; this is translated from the coding sequence ATGAACAATAGTGAAAAGATGCTCTTGGCTTTGGAGCAACAGGATTTACAGCAGGCTAATCAATGTTTTCAGCGAGCCTTGGCAGAAGATGAAGAAGAAGTATTGCTGGATTTGGCTGCCTATCTGGAAGGGATTGGCTTTTTGCCCCAAGCCAAGGAAGTCTATCTCCGTCTGTTGGAAACCTATCCTGATCTAGCCATCAATCTGGCCCAGATTGCCCATGAAGATGGCGACATAGAAGGAGCCTTTGCCTATCTGGAAGAGATTAGCCCAGCTAGTCCTACCTATGTAGAAGCATTGGTAGTGAAGGCAGATCTCTATCAATCTGAAGGCTTGCCTGATGTGGCGCGTGAGAAGCTGCTGGAGGCTTCTCAGCTCTCGGATGATCCGATTATTCTATTTGGTCTGGCTGAGCTGGCCATGGAGCTAGAGTATTACAAGGAGGCCATTGCCTACTATGCTCAGCTGGATAATCGCGCGATGTATGAGGGAACAGGAGTGTCAACCTACCAGAGGATAGGCTTGTGCTATGCTAGTTTGGGTAAGTTTGAGGCAGCGATTGAGTTTTTAGAAAAAGCGGTTGAGTTGGAGTACGATGACCAAACAGTCTTTGAGTTGGCAGCTCTGCTTTTTGAACGGGAAGACTACCAAAAGGCTGCTATTTACTTCAAGCAATTGGATACGATTAACCCTGACTTTGAAGGCTATGAATATGTGTATGCTCGCACCTTACATGCGGAGCACAGGGTGAGTGAGGCCTTGGCCATGTTGGAAAAAGGGTTGGCTAAGAACAGGTTCGATGTGGCCCTAATGCTTCTAGCTTCCCAATATGCCTATGAACTGCACGATGAGGAGCGAGCAGAGGCTTACCTCTTGCAGGCGAAAGCAGAAGCGGAGGATGTCAACGAAGTCTTACTGCGCTTGACCAATCTCTATCTGCAACAGGAACGCTACGAAGAAGTGATAGCCCTAGACAGGAACGAACTGGATAATGTTTTAGCCCGTTGGAATATTGCCAAAGCCTATCAAGCCTTGGAAAAAGACAGTCAGGCTCAGGCAAGCTACGAAGACTTACTGGCAGATTTGGCGGACAATCCTGAATTTTTGGCAGATTATATCGACCTTCTTCGTCAGACTGGGCAACAGGAGTCGGCCAAGCGCTACGCTAAGGCCTACTTGCAACTGGTACCGGATGATGTGGCAATGCAAGAATTTTTCAATCAAGAGTAG
- a CDS encoding ABC transporter ATP-binding protein yields the protein MKEIVTLTNATVHVNNGLDQERLILDDVSLTIYEKDFITILGGNGAGKSTLFNVIAGSLSLTSGTVHILGENVTNWSAERRAKYLGRVFQDPKMGTAPRMTVAENLLIAKYQGEGRGLVPRRLPHHMAEFEALLPLVGNGLEKQVTTPAGFLSGGQRQALSLLMATLKQPELLLLDEHTAALDPKTSVSLMELTDQLIAQRSLTALMVTHQMEDALHYGNRLIVMKDGRIIKDLTKEEKAQMSLDDYYHLFE from the coding sequence ATGAAAGAAATTGTTACACTAACCAATGCGACTGTCCATGTGAACAACGGGCTAGATCAGGAGCGTCTTATTTTAGATGATGTTAGCCTGACGATTTACGAAAAAGATTTTATCACCATCCTCGGCGGTAACGGAGCGGGCAAGTCTACCCTCTTCAATGTTATCGCAGGCAGTTTGAGCCTAACCAGCGGAACGGTTCATATTTTAGGGGAGAATGTTACCAATTGGTCGGCAGAAAGGCGAGCCAAGTATCTGGGCCGAGTCTTTCAAGATCCGAAGATGGGAACGGCTCCTAGAATGACTGTTGCAGAAAATCTACTGATTGCCAAGTATCAAGGAGAAGGCAGAGGGCTGGTGCCTCGGCGTCTGCCCCATCACATGGCTGAGTTTGAAGCCCTGTTGCCCTTGGTGGGCAACGGTCTTGAAAAACAGGTCACCACACCAGCAGGTTTCTTATCAGGCGGACAACGTCAAGCTCTCAGTCTTTTGATGGCAACCCTCAAGCAACCTGAACTCTTGCTCCTTGATGAACATACAGCGGCTCTTGACCCAAAGACCAGTGTTTCCCTGATGGAGCTGACAGATCAGTTGATTGCCCAGCGGTCACTGACAGCACTGATGGTGACCCATCAGATGGAAGATGCTCTCCATTATGGCAATCGCCTGATTGTGATGAAAGATGGGCGCATCATCAAGGATTTGACCAAGGAAGAAAAGGCTCAGATGAGTCTGGATGATTACTATCACTTATTTGAATAA